AATTATTTTTTAATATTTTAATAAAATAAAATATATTATACTAATAACAATTAATTATTTAAAATAAAATATATCTTCTTTATAAATTTTTTATTTAATAAAATTAAATTATATTGAATTAATAGTATTAAAAAATATATTTCTATGAAAAATGATATTTATTGGATGAAATATGCTTTATATTTTGCTAAATTAGCAAAATATAATGGGGAAATACCAGTAGGAGCAATTATTGTAAAAAATAATAAAATAATTTCTTTTGGAAATAATAATACAATTAAAAAAAATGATCCTACAGCGCATGCTGAAATAATGGCTTTAAGAAAAGCTGGTAAATATTTAAAAAATTATAGATTGTTAAATACAACTATGTATGTAACATTAGAACCATGTTTAATGTGTTCTGGTGCTATAATTATGAGTAGAATTTCTCGTTTAGTTTTTAGTACTTATAATAAAAAATATAGTAATATAGGATCTTTTATAGATTTGTTAGGAATTTATAATATTAATCATAAAATAAAAATAAGTTCTGGAATTCTAAAAAAAGAATGTACAAGTATGATACAAGATTTCTTTTCTTTAAAAAGAAAAAAAAATAATTTTTGTTTATAAAGGTAAGTTAATTTGGAAAAAAATAAGAAAATATCAGAATTATATTCTGATAAAGAATTATTAAATATTATAAAAAAAGAATCAAAAAGACAGGAAGAAAATATTAATTTAATAGCTTCTGAAAATTATACATCACGTGATATTATGTCAGTCCAAGGGACTATATTAACTAATAAATATGCAGAAGGATATCCTAATTATCGATATTATGGAGGTTGTAAGTATATTGATCAAATTGAAAATATTGCTATAAACAGAGCTAAAAAATTATTTAATGCAGATTATGTTAATGTACAACCACATTCAGGATCTCAAGCTAATTTTGCTGTATATATGGCTTTATTAAAACCTGGAGATATTATTATGGGATTAGAACATTCACATGGAGGTCATTTAACACATGGATCTCAAGTAAATTTTTCAGGAAAAATTTATAAAAGTATATCTTATAAAACTAATATAAGTGGGATAATTGACTATAATTATTTATTAAAATTAACAAAAAAATATAAACCAAAAATGATTATTGGGGGATTTTCTTCTTATTCAAGAACATGTGATTGGGCTAAAATGAGAAGTATTGCAGATTTAGTAAATGCATATTTTTTTGTTGATATTTCACATATTGCAGGATTAATTATTGCAGGATTATATCCTAATCCATTGCCTTACGCACACGTTGTTACTAGTACAACTCATAAAACATTATCTGGACCTAGAGGAGGAATTATATTATCATTAAAAAAAAATAAACATTTATTTAAAAAATTTGACAGATCTATTTTTCCTGGAAGTCAAGGAGGGCCCTTAATGCATATTATTGCTGCTAAAGCAATAGCTTTTAAAGAAGCATTACAACCTAATTTTATTATATATCAAAATCAGGTGCTAAAAAATGCTAAATTAATGGTAAAAATATTTAAAAAATATAATTATAAAATAGTATCTGATAATACTGATAATCATTTATTTATTATAGATTTAACAAATAAAAATATTACAGGGATAGAAGCT
This genomic window from Enterobacteriaceae endosymbiont of Donacia marginata contains:
- the tadA gene encoding tRNA adenosine(34) deaminase TadA, with product MKNDIYWMKYALYFAKLAKYNGEIPVGAIIVKNNKIISFGNNNTIKKNDPTAHAEIMALRKAGKYLKNYRLLNTTMYVTLEPCLMCSGAIIMSRISRLVFSTYNKKYSNIGSFIDLLGIYNINHKIKISSGILKKECTSMIQDFFSLKRKKNNFCL
- the glyA gene encoding serine hydroxymethyltransferase, coding for MEKNKKISELYSDKELLNIIKKESKRQEENINLIASENYTSRDIMSVQGTILTNKYAEGYPNYRYYGGCKYIDQIENIAINRAKKLFNADYVNVQPHSGSQANFAVYMALLKPGDIIMGLEHSHGGHLTHGSQVNFSGKIYKSISYKTNISGIIDYNYLLKLTKKYKPKMIIGGFSSYSRTCDWAKMRSIADLVNAYFFVDISHIAGLIIAGLYPNPLPYAHVVTSTTHKTLSGPRGGIILSLKKNKHLFKKFDRSIFPGSQGGPLMHIIAAKAIAFKEALQPNFIIYQNQVLKNAKLMVKIFKKYNYKIVSDNTDNHLFIIDLTNKNITGIEAELLLEKYNIIVNKNSIPNDINSPSITSGIRIGTPAITKRGFKEKEIYLLCEYIINILNQKNKYHKNIKNNIIKLCKLFPIY